A single window of Salvia splendens isolate huo1 chromosome 6, SspV2, whole genome shotgun sequence DNA harbors:
- the LOC121808295 gene encoding trafficking protein particle complex II-specific subunit 120 homolog, with translation MEPDASIETSSMIRVAVIPISDVTPLLFRDYAAMLIRHHTVSLSSISSFYTEHQKSPFAHQPWESGSLRFKFILGGSPPSPWEDFQSNRKILAVIGICHCPSAPDLRSVADQFTAASKTYSSSLVQRCFAFCPVDSQLEDESVKGSNLILFPPADRQTQEFHLQTMVQDIAASLLMEFEKWVLQAESGGTVFKTPLDSQASLSSEEVIKAKKRRLGRAQKTIGDYCLLAGSPVDANAHYSTSLELTRLTADFFWYAGAMEGSVCALLMDRMGHKDPVLEDEVKYRYNSVILHYRKSFIQDNAQRVSPLSFELEATLKLARFLCRRELASDVVELLTATADGATSLIDASDKLVVYVEIARLFGELGYHRKAAFFSRQVAQLYLQQDNKFAAISAMQVLAMTTKAYRVQSRASIGPSNDAGQTHADGGKVHHHSIVSLFESQWSTLQMVVLREILLSAVRAGDPLAAWSAAARLLRSYYPLITPAGQNGLFGALVNSAERLPLGTRCSDPALPFVRLHSFPLHSSQMDIVKRNPAREDWWAGAAPSGPFIYTPFSKGEPNNSNKQELTWVVGEPVQVLVELANPCGFEVMVESIYLSVHSGNLDAFPVSVSLPPNSSKVITLSGIPTNEGLVSIPGCIVHCFGVITEHFFKEVDGLIIGATQGLVLSDPFRSCGAAKFKNVLLPSITVVPSLPLLVSHIAGGDGSVMLYEGEIRDVWISLANAGTVPVEQAHISLSGKNQDSVVTVASETLRSALPLKPGAEVTIRVTLKAWQLSKTDSDAAASKGMPGSSVRQAKDGSSPLLLIHYAGPLTTPGEPETVSAPPPGRRLVIPLNICVLQGLSFVKARLLSMEIPARIGEACSTQAQLERGNTEQVNGSERHADRLVKIDPNRGSWGLRLLELELYNPTDVVFETSVSVDMENTSNQENLSDNISAEHGEPKTRIDRDYTARVLIPLENFKLPVLDGSILGNSFQNNGTSGSRNNSFSEKNIKAELNASIKNLISKIKVRWQSGRNSSGELDIKDAIQAALQASVMDVLLPDPLTFGFRLAKASSGDINVDREVKSCVSGDSIIAHEMTAMEVLVRNNTKEAIRINLSIACKDVAGENCMEGDKATVLWEGVLSGISMEVPPLEEVKHAFSLYFLIPGEYTMLAAAMIYDANEVLRARARSDALDEPIFCRGPPYHVRVSGTR, from the exons ATGGAGCCCGACGCCAGCATCGAAACCAGCAGCATGATCCGCGTGGCGGTCATCCCCATCTCCGACGTCACCCCTCTCCTCTTCCGCGACTACGCCGCCATGCTCATCCGCCACCACACCGTCTCCCTCAGCTCCATCAGCTCCTTCTACACCGAGCACCAGAAATCCCCCTTCGCCCACCAGCCCTGGGAATCCGGCAGCCTCCGATTCAAGTTCATTCTCGGCGGATCGCCGCCTTCTCCCTGGGAGGATTTCCAGTCCAACCGCAAGATCCTCGCCGTCATCGGCATTTGCCACTGCCCCTCCGCCCCCGATCTCCGCTCTGTCGCCGATCAATTCACCGCCGCTAGTAAAACCTATTCCTCCTCACTCGTCCAGCGATGCTTCGCCTTCTGCCCCGTGGACTCGCAG CTTGAAGACGAGAGTGTTAAGGGGAGTAATTTGATATTGTTTCCACCTGCTGATAGGCAAACTCAGGAATTCCACCTGCAAACCATGGTCCAGGATATTGCAGCTTCTTTGTTGATGGAATTTGAGAAATGGGTTCTCCAGGCTGAATCTGGTGGGACCGTTTTTAAGACACCTCTAGACTCTCAAGCCAGTCTCAGCTCAGAGGAG GTGATTAAGGCAAAGAAAAGGAGGCTTGGTCGTGCACAGAAAACAATAGGCGATTACTGTCTGCTGGCTGGATCACCAGTTGATGCCAATGCTCATTATTCTACTTCTCTGGAACTTACCAGATTAACTGCAGATTTTTTCTGGTATGCTGGGGCCATGGAAGGCAGCGTCTGTGCGTTGCTG ATGGATCGCATGGGCCACAAGGACCCAGTTTTAGAGGATGAGGTTAAGTATCGCTACAACAGTGTCATTTTGCACTACAGAAAATCATTTATACAAGACAATGCTCAAAG GGTTTCACCCTTAAGCTTTGAACTCGAAGCCACATTGAAGTTAGCAAGATTCCTCTGCAG GCGGGAACTTGCTAGTGATGTCGTGGAGTTGTTGACAGCAACTGCTGATGGAGCGACATCTTTGATTGATGCCAGCGACAAACTAGTAGTATATGTTGAAATAGCAAGGCTCTTCGGTGAACTTGGTTATCACCGAAAAGCTGCTTTTTTCTCAAGGCAGGTGGCTCAGTTGTACTTGCAACAGGATAACAAATTTGCTGCTATCAGTGCAATGCAAGTCTTGGCAATGACAACCAAAGCTTATCGTGTCCAAAGTCGAGCATCTATTGGACCTTCTAAT GACGCTGGGCAAACCCATGCTGATGGAGGAAAAGTGCATCACCACTCAATAGTCTCCTTGTTTGAGTCGCAGTGGAGCACACTGCAGATGGTCGTCCTTAgagaaattcttctttctgctgtTCGTGCAGGGGATCCTCTTGCTGCTTGGAGTGCAGCTGCACGTCTGCTTAGGTCTTACTATCCTCTAATTACTCCTGCTGGGCAAAATGGTCTGTTCGGTGCACTTGTGAATTCAGCTGAGAGGCTTCCTTTAGGAACTCGCTGCAGTGATCCAGCTTTACCTTTTGTCAG GTTACATTCATTTCCTTTGCATTCATCACAAATGGACATCGTTAAACGCAATCCTGCTAGAGAAGATTGGTGGGCAGGCGCTGCTCCATCAGGACCATTCATTTATACACCGTTCAGCAAAGGAGAGCCAAATAATAGCAATAAGCAGGAGCTAACCTGGGTGGTCGGTGAACCGGTCCAAGTGCTGGTAGAATTAGCGAATCCGTGTGGCTTTGAAGTTATGGTTGAAAGTATATATCTATCAGTGCATTCTGGAAACCTTGATGCCTTTCCTGTAAGTGTGAGTCTTCCTCCCAATTCCTCAAAGGTGATCACTTTATCTGGGATTCCGACCAACGAAGGCCTGGTTTCAATTCCTGGATGCATAGTTCACTGTTTTGGAGTCATTACTGAACATTTTTTCAAGGAGGTTGATGGTTTAATTATTGGGGCAACTCAAGGTCTCGTGCTTTCTGACCCTTTCCGGAGCTGTGGGGCAGCTAAGTTTAAAAATGTACTTCTACCTAGTATTACAGTGGTACCTTCATTGCCATTGTTAGTTTCTCATATCGCAGGTGGGGATGGATCTGTCATGCTATATGAAGGTGAGATACGCGATGTATGGATCAGTTTGGCAAATGCTGGTACTGTTCCTGTTGAGCAGGCCCACATTTCACTATCAGGAAAGAACCAGGACTCTGTCGTAACAGTTGCTTCCGAAACCCTGAGGTCAGCCCTCCCCTTGAAACCTGGTGCAGAGGTTACAATACGTGTAACATTGAAAGCCTGGCAACTTAGCAAGACAGATTCTGATGCTGCTGCCAGCAAGGGTATGCCTGGATCCTCAGTAAGACAAGCTAAAGATGGAAGCAGTCCACTGCTGTTGATCCACTATGCAG gTCCATTGACAACTCCTGGAGAACCAGAAACAGTGTCTGCTCCACCTCCTGGAAGACGTCTTGTCATCCCCCTAAATATCTGTGTTTTGCAGGGCTTGTCTTTCGTAAAAGCGCGCTTGCTTTCAATGGAAATTCCAGCCCGCATTGGTGAAGCATGCTCCACGCAAGCACAATTAGAAAGGGGTAATACTGAGCAAGTCAATGGTTCTGAAAGACATGCTGATAGGCTAGTGAAGATTGATCCCAATAGGGGAAGTTGGGGTTTGCGCTTACTTGAGTTGGAGCTGTATAATCCGACTGATGTAGTTTTTGAAACCAGTGTTTCAGTTGACATGGAGAATACTAGCAACCAAGAAAACCTGTCTGATAATATTTCTGCTGAACATGGTGAACCAAAAACAAGGATCGACAGGGATTATACTGCTAGAGTGTTAATACCacttgaaaatttcaaattaccTGTTCTCGATGGCTCCATCCTTGGAAACTCTTTTCAAAATAATGGGACTTCTGGCAGTAGAAATAATAGTTTCTCTGAAAAGAATATTAAGGCGGAGTTGAATGCTTCGATTAAGAATTTGATTTCGAAAATTAAAGTCAGGTGGCAATCTGGGCGCAACAGCTCAGGAGAACTAGATATCAAGGATGCAATACAGGCTGCCCTCCAGGCATCTGTTATGGATGTGCTACTGCCAGACCCACTTACATTTGGGTTTAGGCTGGCTAAAGCAAGTTCAGGCGATATAAATGTTGATCGTGAGGTAAAGTCTTGCGTATCTGGTGATTCTATCATTGCACATGAGATGACTGCAATGGAGGTGTTGGTGCGGAACAATACTAAGGAAGCTATTAGGATAAATCTTAGCATTGCATGCAAAGATGTGGCTGGTGAGAACTGTATGGAGGGCGACAAGGCAACGGTGCTTTGGGAAG GTGTTTTGAGTGGTATCAGCATGGAGGTTCCTCCTCTTGAAGAAGTGAAGCATGCATTCTCCCTCTATTTCCTGATTCCAGGGGAGTACACGATGCTGGCTGCAGCCATGATCTATGATGCTAATGAAGTTCTTAGAGCTCGGGCGAGAAGTGATGCATTAGATGAGCCAATCTTTTGTCGTGGACCGCCGTATCACGTGCGAGTGAGTGGCACTAGATGA
- the LOC121809567 gene encoding cytochrome b561, DM13 and DOMON domain-containing protein At5g54830-like produces the protein MAPTSLVQLGLFFIFMFLIGFSYSDPSLDCPTTNTSLLNFTSHFTLEQHQLRGIFSIINGCSFRVSQFDMLAGANVLWWGAMGDDFQNLTNGFPVSDSILNQTYKNDTFTVRLRKNVTWDQMKLVAVWDVPTASDFGHVLLNGSGNAKEQPTVFDNCKVLSDSYRIRWSLKEAENAVEIGLEAAVGAEDYMGFGWANESASGSLMVGGDVAITAFGEGGLPFAHDYYITKYSECMIDEDGNAQGVCPDTLYKPTDPAVVVNNTKMIYGHRKDGVSFIRYSRPLQSNDIMYDQKIDPRAEMNVIWAVGLIKPPDSLRPFYLPQNHGGSYGHLKLNLSEQVNDCLGPLEAEDKEDQDLVIADKKEPLVVTTGPALHYPNPPNPSKALYINKKESPLLRVERGVPVKFSIQAGHDVALYVTSDPIGGNATLRNTSETIYFGGPEAEGVQASPTKLTWSPDRNTPDLVYYHSLYVPKMGWKVQVVDGGLPDMYNNSVSLDDQQVMLFWTLADSSISIAARGEKKSGYLAIGFGREMANSYAYVGWIDDSGKGRVNTYFIDGNDASSAHPTKENLTYVRCKSENGIITLEFTRPLNPSCDRKARHECNNIIDPSTPLKVIWAMGAQWSDDHLSVRNMHFITSKRPISVLLMHGSAEAEEDLRPVLAVHGFMMFLAWGILLPGGILAARYLKHVKDDSWFKIHVYMQYSGLAIIFLGFLFAVAELRGLTLQSTHVKFGMLAILLAVAQPLNAYFRPKKPDAGDETAKASRRLIWEYTHVIIGRCGILVGVAALISGMKHLGERYGDENANGLSWALIVWFLLGALLVIYLEYRDMGRRRDRLPGRSTWVLGNGEEESRDLLNQSEPAKEKEAGEVQLEAFNR, from the coding sequence ATGGCCCCAACCTCACTCGTCCAATTGGggctatttttcatttttatgtttttgattGGTTTCTCCTATTCCGATCCGAGTTTGGACTGCCCCACCACCAACACCTCCCTTCTCAACTTCACCTCCCACTTCACCTTGGAGCAGCACCAGCTCCGTGGTATCTTCTCCATCATCAATGGTTGCTCCTTTCGCGTCTCCCAATTTGACATGCTCGCCGGCGCCAACGTCCTCTGGTGGGGCGCCATGGGCGATGATTTTCAAAATCTCACAAATGGTTTCCCCGTTTCCGATTCAATCCTCAATCAGACCTATAAAAATGACACCTTCACCGTTCGTCTGCGGAAGAATGTCACTTGGGATCAAATGAAGCTTGTTGCGGTTTGGGATGTTCCCACTGCTTCTGATTTTGGGCATGTCTTGTTGAATGGTTCTGGAAATGCTAAGGAGCAGCCTACTGTCTTTGATAACTGCAAAGTGCTTTCTGATAGCTATAGGATTAGGTGGAGTCTCAAGGAGGCGGAGAATGCGGTTGAGATCGGTTTGGAGGCTGCCGTTGGAGCTGAGGATTACATGGGGTTCGGGTGGGCCAACGAGAGTGCTTCTGGTTCACTTATGGTGGGCGGGGATGTGGCCATCACGGCGTTTGGGGAGGGTGGCTTGCCGTTTGCTCACGATTATTATATAACTAAGTATAGCGAGTGCATGATCGATGAGGATGGGAATGCGCAGGGTGTTTGCCCAGATACTTTGTATAAGCCTACTGATCCAGCTGTGGTGGTGAATAATACAAAGATGATTTATGGGCACAGGAAGGATGGTGTTTCATTCATCAGATATAGCAGACCTTTGCAATCTAATGATATCATGTATGATCAAAAAATTGACCCCAGGGCAGAGATGAATGTGATATGGGCAGTAGGGCTGATTAAGCCTCCTGATAGTTTACGCCCTTTCTATCTTCCTCAAAATCACGGTGGGAGCTATGGTCACTTGAAGCTGAACCTTTCTGAGCAGGTAAATGACTGTTTAGGACCATTGGAGGCTGAAGATAAGGAGGATCAAGATCTTGTCATTGCAGATAAAAAGGAGCCGCTTGTTGTGACAACTGGCCCGGCATTGCATTACCCGAATCCCCCAAATCCTTCTAAAGCTCTTTATATCAACAAGAAGGAATCTCCTCTCTTGAGGGTGGAGAGGGGTGTGCCGGTGAAGTTCTCGATACAGGCTGGACATGATGTGGCACTGTATGTTACATCTGATCCTATTGGTGGGAATGCAACTTTGAGAAACACATCAGAGACAATATATTTTGGGGGTCCAGAAGCTGAAGGTGTACAGGCCAGTCCTACAAAGTTGACCTGGTCACCTGACAGAAACACCCCAGATCTTGTTTACTATCACTCTCTTTATGTACCAAAGATGGGCTGGAAAGTTCAAGTGGTTGATGGAGGTTTGCCAGACATGTATAACAACAGTGTCTCCTTGGATGATCAGCAGGTTATGCTTTTCTGGACGCTAGCTGACAGCTCAATATCTATTGCAGCTAGGGGGGAGAAAAAAAGTGGTTATCTAGCAATTGGGTTTGGTCGCGAGATGGCCAACAGCTATGCTTATGTGGGTTGGATTGATGACAGTGGTAAAGGAAGGGTGAACACATATTTTATTGATGGAAATGATGCTTCAAGTGCCCATCCAACAAAGGAAAATTTGACATATGTGAGATGCAAATCTGAAAATGGCATCATCACACTGGAGTTCACACGTCCCCTCAATCCATCTTGTGATCGGAAGGCAAGGCATGAATGCAACAATATCATTGACCCCTCGACTCCTCTGAAGGTGATTTGGGCCATGGGTGCTCAATGGTCTGATGACCACTTGAGCGTGAGAAACATGCATTTTATAACAAGCAAGAGGCCAATTAGTGTGCTGCTGATGCATGGTTCTGCAGAAGCAGAGGAGGACTTGCGACCTGTCTTAGCTGTACATGGGTTTATGATGTTTCTTGCATGGGGCATTTTGCTTCCCGGTGGCATTCTGGCTGCTAGATACCTGAAGCATGTGAAGGATGACAGTTGGTTTAAGATACATGTTTACATGCAATATTCGGGATTAGCTATTATTTTCCTTGGGTTTCTGTTTGCAGTTGCTGAACTCCGTGGTCTCACTCTCCAGTCCACGCATGTCAAGTTTGGAATGCTGGCAATATTGTTGGCTGTAGCGCAGCCATTAAATGCCTACTTTAGACCTAAGAAACCTGatgctggggacgagacggctAAGGCTTCACGTAGGCTCATCTGGGAATACACTCACGTTATCATTGGGAGGTGTGGTATACTTGTTGGAGTTGCTGCTCTTATCAGTGGGATGAAACATTTGGGAGAGAGATATGGTGATGAAAATGCTAACGGCCTGAGCTGGGCTCTGATAGTTTGGTTCTTACTAGGTGCTTTGCTGGTAATATATTTGGAGTATCGTGATATGGGTAGAAGACGAGACAGATTGCCTGGAAGGAGCACTTGGGTTTTGGGTAATGGTGAAGAAGAGTCTCGAGACCTTCTCAACCAAAGCGAGCcggcaaaagagaaagaagcgGGTGAGGTTCAGTTAGAAGCATTCAACAGATAA
- the LOC121810029 gene encoding pentatricopeptide repeat-containing protein At4g38150-like, giving the protein MSIALRIKLGSTGARLLRSLAAARSFSDQPHEPIADRPLRNQSRPRKAETDADFLEKFKLGLDSDSSIKENPSKNEAVDRGSDSEDANEIFKKMKETGLIPNAVAMLDGLCKDGLVPEAMKLFGLMREKGAIPEVVVYTAVVEGFCKAQKLDDAVRIFKKMESNGIVPNAFSYQVLIKGLCLGGGKRVEEAYEFSIAMLEAGHSPNLATFTGLIDACCREKGLEETRNVVKGMRLKGFFVEEKAVKEYLGKKGPFLPMVWEAILGKKASKKFPF; this is encoded by the coding sequence ATGTCGATAGCTCTAAGAATTAAACTTGGTTCCACAGGAGCTCGTCTCCTACGGAGCCTCGCCGCCGCACGGTCTTTCTCCGATCAACCTCACGAACCAATTGCCGACCGCCCCCTCAGAAATCAATCTCGGCCCCGTAAGGCGGAAACCGATGCTGATTTTCTCGAAAAATTCAAGCTTGGACTGGACAGCGATAGCAGCATCAAAGAAAACCCTAGCAAGAACGAGGCAGTCGATAGAGGTAGCGACAGCGAGGATGCGAATGAGATATTCAAGAAGATGAAGGAGACGGGGCTGATCCCTAACGCGGTGGCTATGCTGGATGGGCTGTGCAAAGACGGGCTGGTCCCAGAAGCGATGAAGCTCTTCGGGTTAATGCGCGAGAAGGGGGCCATTCCGGAGGTGGTGGTGTACACTGCTGTGGTGGAGGGGTTCTGCAAGGCGCAGAAGCTGGATGATGCGGTGAGGATTTTCAAGAAAATGGAAAGCAATGGAATTGTTCCCAACGCCTTCAGTTACCAGGTTTTGATTAAAGGGCTGTGCTTGGGCGGTgggaagagagtggaggaggCTTATGAGTTTAGTATTGCGATGTTGGAGGCTGGTCATTCCCCCAATTTGGCTACTTTTACGGGATTGATTGATGCGTGTTGCAGGGAGAAGGGTTTGGAAGAGACTCGGAATGTTGTGAAGGGAATGAGGCTAAAGGGCTTCTTCGTGGAGGAGAAAGCGGTTAAGGAGTATTTGGGTAAGAAAGGCCCCTTCTTGCCCATGGTGTGGGAGGCAATCTTGGGGAAGAAGGCCTCCAAGAAGTTTCCTTTTTGA